A genomic window from Bradyrhizobium lupini includes:
- the erpA gene encoding iron-sulfur cluster insertion protein ErpA, whose protein sequence is MTTDVTISDKAARRIGEILKGEGSGAMLRISVEGGGCSGFQYKFDIDRARTDDDLVIEQDNAVVLVDSASQPFLAGSQVDFVDDLIGASFRVNNPNATASCGCGTSFSI, encoded by the coding sequence ATGACGACTGACGTGACCATCAGTGACAAGGCCGCACGCCGGATTGGGGAGATCCTCAAGGGCGAAGGGTCTGGCGCGATGCTGCGGATCTCGGTCGAGGGCGGAGGCTGTTCCGGCTTCCAGTACAAGTTCGACATTGACCGTGCCCGCACTGACGACGATCTCGTGATCGAGCAGGACAATGCGGTGGTGCTGGTCGATTCCGCCTCGCAGCCGTTCCTGGCGGGGTCGCAGGTCGATTTCGTCGACGATCTGATCGGCGCCTCGTTCCGCGTCAACAATCCGAACGCCACGGCGTCCTGCGGCTGCGGGACCAGCTTCTCGATCTGA
- a CDS encoding deoxyguanosinetriphosphate triphosphohydrolase, producing the protein MSVGMAAPHAPYACDPERSRGRLVAEPPSRTRSPFRRDCDRVIHSTAFRRLKYKTQVFVFHEGDHYRTRLTHSLEVAQIARALARQLGLDEDLTETLALAHDLGHPPFGHAGERALDACLKDFGGFDHNAQTLRVVAALEQRYPEFDGLNLTWEALEGIVKHNGPLTDRSGAPAGRYRERGVPVGIADYIKIYDLELWSFASLEAQVAAIADDIAYDAHDIDDGLRAGLFHLDDLKVMPLTAEIIAETSAHYPDLEDVRRGAELVRELISHLIGAVFAEAQINLTAVKPQSAQDVRQQSRALIAFPAAVAEEEAAIKRFLYQHMYRHKRVMRVMGEAEQILFDLFAKYLTSPGELPPEWLVGAEADNEGDRARRIGNFIAGMTDRFALTEHQRLFDSTPDLR; encoded by the coding sequence GTGTCCGTCGGAATGGCTGCCCCCCACGCGCCCTATGCCTGCGATCCCGAGCGCAGTCGCGGCCGATTGGTCGCGGAACCGCCAAGCCGGACCCGCAGCCCGTTTCGACGGGATTGCGACCGGGTGATCCATTCCACCGCGTTCCGCCGGCTGAAATACAAGACCCAGGTGTTCGTGTTCCACGAGGGCGACCACTACCGCACCCGGCTGACCCATTCGCTGGAGGTGGCGCAGATCGCCCGCGCGCTGGCCCGGCAGCTCGGGCTGGACGAGGACCTCACGGAAACCCTGGCGCTCGCCCACGATCTCGGCCATCCGCCGTTCGGGCACGCCGGCGAGCGGGCGCTGGACGCCTGCCTGAAGGATTTTGGCGGCTTCGATCACAACGCCCAGACGCTCCGCGTCGTTGCGGCCCTGGAACAGCGCTATCCCGAATTCGACGGGCTCAACCTGACCTGGGAAGCGCTGGAGGGCATCGTCAAGCACAACGGCCCGCTGACCGATCGCAGCGGTGCGCCGGCCGGGCGTTATCGCGAGCGCGGCGTTCCCGTCGGCATCGCCGACTACATCAAGATCTATGATCTCGAATTGTGGAGTTTCGCCTCGCTGGAGGCACAGGTCGCCGCGATCGCGGACGACATCGCCTATGATGCCCACGATATCGACGACGGTCTGCGCGCCGGCCTGTTTCACCTCGACGACCTCAAGGTGATGCCGCTGACCGCGGAGATCATCGCCGAGACTTCTGCGCATTACCCCGATCTCGAAGACGTCAGGCGCGGCGCCGAGCTGGTGCGCGAGCTGATCTCACACTTGATCGGTGCCGTGTTCGCCGAGGCCCAGATAAACCTTACCGCCGTGAAACCGCAATCCGCACAGGACGTGCGCCAGCAGAGCCGGGCATTGATCGCATTCCCCGCAGCGGTCGCCGAGGAGGAGGCCGCCATCAAGCGCTTTCTCTATCAGCACATGTACCGCCACAAGCGGGTCATGCGGGTGATGGGCGAGGCGGAACAGATCCTGTTCGACCTGTTCGCAAAATACCTCACCTCGCCCGGCGAGCTGCCGCCGGAATGGCTGGTCGGGGCGGAGGCGGACAATGAGGGCGACCGGGCCCGCCGGATCGGGAATTTCATTGCCGGAATGACCGACCGTTTCGCCCTGACCGAGCACCAGCGGCTCTTTGACTCGACCCCGGATTTGCGTTAG
- a CDS encoding SPOR domain-containing protein, whose amino-acid sequence MAERYQDRPFPSDDYRGGDQHGRAESGDPLAELARLIGQTDPFAAQGRPGVHPPAAPAPAQSYQDDDYRQDDGQQDYAEQAPPPPGPPSWMRRANVQPQTVPAEPAYPASVNPVHPLHRYSAQPTAPEPEPDYRQPQAYPDQAYQARTHQGQAYQDQAYQQPDQAYQEQAHQQPDPARYDEALYGRLEAGEQDYQRDPAYPDDPYAFQSDYPEADLDEPKKQRGGMMTVAAILALAVVGTGAAFAYKTYVGSPRSGEPPIIKADNTPTKIVPAPSDSSAKVPDRMVTGDGAEKIVPREEAPVDVNAKAGGPRVVFPALNQNANPPPVASVSPSSIPLSSAGPNPSNGTLPNNSPRAIRTVAVKGDQTDATASQAATAAKPTALPKPVAAPAAPRTPPTSANASANQPLSLAPQSAPAAEPPQRMAATNPTQIAPASSGGGGYVVQVSSQQTEDSAHASYRVLQSKYGSVLGSRAPVVKRVDLTDKGKGIVYRAFAGPYGSLEEANQACNSLKSAGLSACFVQRN is encoded by the coding sequence ATGGCCGAACGATATCAGGACAGACCGTTTCCTTCCGATGACTATCGCGGTGGCGATCAGCATGGGAGGGCGGAGAGCGGTGATCCCTTGGCCGAACTTGCCCGCCTGATCGGGCAGACCGATCCGTTCGCAGCGCAAGGGCGGCCGGGCGTGCACCCGCCTGCAGCACCTGCGCCTGCCCAGAGCTATCAGGACGACGACTATCGCCAGGACGATGGCCAGCAGGACTATGCCGAGCAGGCCCCGCCGCCGCCCGGGCCACCCTCATGGATGCGGCGCGCCAATGTGCAGCCGCAGACGGTGCCAGCTGAGCCTGCCTATCCCGCTTCCGTAAACCCGGTTCATCCACTGCATCGTTATTCAGCCCAGCCGACTGCGCCCGAGCCTGAACCTGATTATCGTCAGCCGCAGGCCTATCCGGATCAGGCCTATCAAGCTCGCACCCATCAGGGGCAGGCCTATCAGGATCAGGCATATCAGCAGCCCGATCAGGCTTACCAGGAGCAAGCCCACCAGCAGCCCGATCCGGCGCGCTACGACGAGGCGCTCTACGGACGGCTGGAGGCGGGCGAGCAGGACTATCAGCGCGATCCCGCCTATCCCGACGATCCTTACGCGTTCCAGAGCGACTATCCCGAGGCCGATCTCGACGAGCCGAAGAAGCAGCGCGGCGGCATGATGACCGTCGCGGCGATCCTGGCCCTTGCCGTGGTCGGGACCGGCGCTGCGTTCGCTTACAAGACCTATGTGGGCTCGCCCCGCAGCGGCGAGCCGCCGATCATCAAGGCCGACAACACGCCGACCAAAATCGTGCCGGCGCCGTCGGACTCCTCGGCCAAGGTACCGGACCGCATGGTCACCGGAGATGGCGCCGAGAAGATCGTGCCGCGCGAGGAGGCGCCTGTCGACGTCAACGCCAAGGCGGGAGGTCCCCGCGTGGTGTTCCCGGCGCTGAACCAGAACGCGAACCCGCCGCCAGTCGCGAGCGTGTCGCCGTCCAGCATTCCGCTGTCGAGTGCGGGCCCGAATCCGAGCAACGGCACGCTGCCGAACAATTCGCCGCGCGCGATCAGGACCGTGGCCGTGAAGGGCGATCAGACCGACGCCACCGCGTCGCAAGCGGCCACGGCCGCGAAGCCGACAGCTCTCCCGAAGCCCGTTGCGGCACCAGCTGCACCACGCACGCCGCCGACCTCGGCCAATGCCAGTGCCAATCAGCCGCTCTCGCTTGCGCCGCAATCGGCGCCGGCCGCGGAGCCACCGCAGCGGATGGCTGCGACCAATCCGACGCAAATTGCGCCCGCGAGCAGCGGTGGCGGCGGCTACGTCGTGCAGGTCTCCTCGCAGCAGACCGAGGATAGCGCCCACGCCTCGTACCGGGTGCTTCAGAGCAAGTACGGCAGCGTGCTTGGCTCCCGCGCACCCGTGGTCAAGCGGGTCGACCTGACCGACAAGGGCAAGGGAATCGTCTACCGCGCCTTCGCTGGGCCGTACGGATCGCTCGAAGAGGCGAACCAGGCCTGCAACAGTTTGAAATCCGCTGGCCTGTCTGCCTGCTTCGTCCAGAGGAATTAA